A window from Clupea harengus chromosome 14, Ch_v2.0.2, whole genome shotgun sequence encodes these proteins:
- the LOC105893157 gene encoding RNA-binding protein 12-like isoform X4 produces MTLGMMRRLPWICLYLISEICCQQLQQGLDVPQSYGYYGFRLRPPAPVSQVAKMPQVQAQIASMPVEMPLPQMTQSNPLGSFGISSMDVSGETTFNGGDAEGPSSGQKRYLVVTEPSGFQTRYVDKSFNRYVRGKRDVNQVAKMPPVSQVAKMPPVSQVAKMPPVSQVAKMPPVSQVAKMPPVSQVAKMPPVSQVAKMPPVSQTPKMPPVNQTPKMPPVNQTPKMPPVSQVAKMPQVQYHSSGQERSLVITDSSGFQATYVDKS; encoded by the exons ATGACTCTTGGCATGATGCGCAG GTTGCCTTGGATATGCCTTTACTTAATAAGTGAAATCTGCTGCCAACAACTTCAACAAG GGTTGGATGTTCCCCAGAGTTATGGGTACTATGGTTTCAGGCTTAGACCCCCAGCCCCAGTGAGCCAAGtggccaagatgccccaggtGCAGGCCCAGATAGCCTCCATGCCGGTCGAGATGCCCCTGCCCCAAATGACACAATCCAACCCTTTAGGTAGTTTTGGCATCTCCTCCATGGATGTCAGTGGAGAAACCACTTTTAATGGTGGTGATGCTGAGGGTCCCTCATCAGGGCAAAAGCGTTACCTTGTGGTCACAGAGCCATCAGGTTTTCAAACGCGCTACGTGGATAAATCCTTCAATCGTTACGTGCGTGGAAAAAGGGACGTGAACCAGGTGGCCAAGATGCCCCCAGTGAGCCAGGTGGCCAAGATGCCCCCAGTGAGCCAGGTGGCCAAGATGCCCCCAGTGAGCCAGGTGGCCAAGATGCCCCCAGTGAGCCAGGTGGCCAAGATGCCCCCAGTGAGCCAGGTGGCCAAGATGCCCCCAGTGAGCCAG GTGGCCAAGATGCCCCCAGTGAGCCAGACGCCCAAGATGCCCCCAGTGAACCAGACGCCCAAGATGCCCCCAGTGAACCAGACGCCCAAGATGCCCCCAGTGAGCCAGGtggccaagatgccccaggtGCAGTATCACTCATCAGGGCAAGAGCGCTCCCTTGTCATCACAGATTCATCAGGTTTTCAAGCGACCTACGTGGATAAATCCTGA